A stretch of Halichondria panicea chromosome 1, odHalPani1.1, whole genome shotgun sequence DNA encodes these proteins:
- the LOC135335380 gene encoding uncharacterized protein LOC135335380 isoform X1 — MTESVQDGNCPVCGAPTAEASITSTFAGSSKTRQRRQATRSINLESDSNAPTTRGSTFALAFMRIFFFGTPEITLYITTEQNVSNFTIETRYFGLTEFNEASPGSGLYSRTGTARRGEYTIIQLQAAADFNGLPDFGPPDLSVGRVVMNDDAVDRPKGLILTADNQSDELTIYALSSFMISAGTFMAINCVEFPTARDYQYFVFSSEDDDSQFLITPCQDNTTIRVRPSQPYTHPSWVNPSVQRTTPGTLSEEEAIYGRRFNRFDTLLLSSVDDLTGTIITFDKPLSVFSGFIAFHYYVEQIPPHPTYGDVFFLAPFELFGSNYFRIGSVSDEASIQVNCPCERGSVSNNRVPLSGSGVFFTAVINRGQYVECRTPYNSRAFCSVQSTRPVTVMSYNVDFINSMVYIPPVDSYLTRYSLTSLLGDFLSYTLQELNIDQELLVNGDVLTPSDGFTTINCRSDCFESMVCGRGATGHLGQGTFDIQFSGDVPFWGFAYSFGFFAYPLPFEMRPIGLAWIQAQDLVVMETMGLVVMEFMITKGDRSVITRAFAVTRNVSATEGEDYNSTGLFRGTGNNNLEWRIGNSAPNVLFIVPIIDDDIPEPVEVLEIVVECEDNGNCYLPRRSYTITIIDDQAICFDLPQIEMENGTLEYNMEEDVFNGTRPNGTVATYTCINGFRLDGNATRICDTGNWTGTVPVYIEIFCSDLLQIDNGTLSFIGFPLNGTRPNGTVATYMHL, encoded by the exons ATGACAG AGTCAGTACAAGATGGCAACTGTCCAGTCTGTGGAGCACCCACTGCTGAGGCTTCAATTACAAGCACCTTTGCCGGCAGCAGTAAAACCAGACAAAGACGACAAGCCACTAGATCTATAAATCTGGAGTCTG ATTCCAATGCTCCTACAACCAGAGGTAGTACATTTGCTCTTGCATTTATGAGAATTTTTTTTTTCGGTACACCTGAAATAACACTTTATATCACGACGGAACAAAATGTGTCTAATTTCACTATCGAAACGAGGTATTTTGGTCTAACAGAATTCAACGAGGCATCACCTGGCAGTGGATTGTACTCTCGTACTGGCACAGCTCGGAGGGGGGAATACACTATCATTCAATTGCAAGCTGCTGCAGACTTTAATGGTCTACCAGACTTTGGACCACCAGACTTATCAGTAGGGAGGGTCGTAATGAATGATGATGCAGTTGATAGACCAAAGGGATTGATTTTAACTGCAGATAATCAGAGTGATGAGCTCACAATATATGCTCTTAGCAGTTTTATGATCTCCGCTGGTACCTTCATGGCTATTAATTGTGTCGAGTTTCCAACGGCAAGAGACTACCAATATTTCGTATTCTCATCTGAAGATGATGACAGCCAGTTTCTCATCACACCCTGTCAAGATAACACAACTATTCGTGTTAGACCATCACAACCATACACTCACCCTTCCTGGGTGAATCCAAGTGTGCAACGTACAACTCCGGGTACCTTGTCTGAGGAAGAAGCAATCTATGGACGACGTTTCAATCGTTTTGATACTCTGTTACTTAGCAGTGTGGATGATTTGACCGGCACTATCATTACATTTGACAAGCCATTGTCTGTCTTCAGTGGCTTTATAGCTTTTCATTATTATGTAGAGCAAATTCCACCACACCCAACTTACGGCGATGTTTTCTTTCTTGCACCATTTGAATTATTTGGATCTAATTACTTTCGAATAGGCTCTGTTAGTGATGAAGCCTCTATACAAGTCAACTGCCCATGTGAGCGAGGCTCTGTGAGTAATAATAGAGTGCCCCTTTCAGGTTCTGGGGTATTTTTCACTGCTGTTATAAATCGAGGCCAATACGTTGAATGTAGAACACCATACAATAGTCGTGCATTTTGTAGCGTCCAATCAACACGTCCAGTTACAGTCATGAGTTACAACGTTGATTTCATAAACTCGATGGTGTATATACCACCTGTTGATTCCTATCTGACTCGGTACAGTCTCACAAGTCTACTAGGTGATTTTTTAAGCTATACCCTCCAGGAACTAAACATTGATCAGGAATTACTAGTCAATGGAGATGTATTGACTCCGTCTGATGGTTTCACTACCATCAATTGTAGGTCGGACTGTTTTGAGTCAatggtgtgtgggcggggagCTACTGGACACTTAGGCCAAGGAACCTTTGATATACAATTTTCTGGTGATGTACCATTCTGGGGGTTTGCATACAGTTTTGGTTTCTTTGCATACCCTCTACCATTTGAGATGAGACCAATAGGAT TGGCATGGATCCAAGCTCAAGACCttgttgtcatggaaacaaTGGGTTTAGTAGTTATGGAGTTCATGATAACAAAAGGGGATCGTTCGGTAATAACAAGAGCTTTTGCTGTCACTAGAAATGTGTCTGCAACAGAAG GAGAGGACTACAATTCAACTGGCTTGTTCCGAGGTACAGGCAATAATAATTTGGAATGGAGAATTGGTAATTCAGCTCCCAATGTTCTATTTATCGTGCCCATAATTGATGATGACATTCCGGAACCAGTTGAAGTATTAGAGATTGTAGTTGAATGTGAAGATAATGGAAACTGCTATCTACCACGACGATCTTACACCATCACCATTATAGACGATcaag ctatttGTTTTGACCTGCCTCAAATTGAAATGGAGAATGGTACCTTGGAATATAATATGGAGGAAGATGTGTTTAATGGCACTAGACCGAATGGAACTGTTGCAACATATACTTGTATCAATGGGTTCAGACTGGATGGAAATGCCACTAGGATATGTGACACTGGAAATTGGACGGGCACGGTACCTGTGTATATAGAAA TCTTTTGCTCCGACCTGCTTCAAATTGACAACGGTACACTAAGTTTCATTGGCTTTCCCTTGAATGGCACTAGACCGAATGGAACTGTTGCAACATACATGCACTTGTGA
- the LOC135335380 gene encoding uncharacterized protein LOC135335380 isoform X2, translating into MTDSNAPTTRGSTFALAFMRIFFFGTPEITLYITTEQNVSNFTIETRYFGLTEFNEASPGSGLYSRTGTARRGEYTIIQLQAAADFNGLPDFGPPDLSVGRVVMNDDAVDRPKGLILTADNQSDELTIYALSSFMISAGTFMAINCVEFPTARDYQYFVFSSEDDDSQFLITPCQDNTTIRVRPSQPYTHPSWVNPSVQRTTPGTLSEEEAIYGRRFNRFDTLLLSSVDDLTGTIITFDKPLSVFSGFIAFHYYVEQIPPHPTYGDVFFLAPFELFGSNYFRIGSVSDEASIQVNCPCERGSVSNNRVPLSGSGVFFTAVINRGQYVECRTPYNSRAFCSVQSTRPVTVMSYNVDFINSMVYIPPVDSYLTRYSLTSLLGDFLSYTLQELNIDQELLVNGDVLTPSDGFTTINCRSDCFESMVCGRGATGHLGQGTFDIQFSGDVPFWGFAYSFGFFAYPLPFEMRPIGLAWIQAQDLVVMETMGLVVMEFMITKGDRSVITRAFAVTRNVSATEGEDYNSTGLFRGTGNNNLEWRIGNSAPNVLFIVPIIDDDIPEPVEVLEIVVECEDNGNCYLPRRSYTITIIDDQAICFDLPQIEMENGTLEYNMEEDVFNGTRPNGTVATYTCINGFRLDGNATRICDTGNWTGTVPVYIEIFCSDLLQIDNGTLSFIGFPLNGTRPNGTVATYMHL; encoded by the exons ATGACAG ATTCCAATGCTCCTACAACCAGAGGTAGTACATTTGCTCTTGCATTTATGAGAATTTTTTTTTTCGGTACACCTGAAATAACACTTTATATCACGACGGAACAAAATGTGTCTAATTTCACTATCGAAACGAGGTATTTTGGTCTAACAGAATTCAACGAGGCATCACCTGGCAGTGGATTGTACTCTCGTACTGGCACAGCTCGGAGGGGGGAATACACTATCATTCAATTGCAAGCTGCTGCAGACTTTAATGGTCTACCAGACTTTGGACCACCAGACTTATCAGTAGGGAGGGTCGTAATGAATGATGATGCAGTTGATAGACCAAAGGGATTGATTTTAACTGCAGATAATCAGAGTGATGAGCTCACAATATATGCTCTTAGCAGTTTTATGATCTCCGCTGGTACCTTCATGGCTATTAATTGTGTCGAGTTTCCAACGGCAAGAGACTACCAATATTTCGTATTCTCATCTGAAGATGATGACAGCCAGTTTCTCATCACACCCTGTCAAGATAACACAACTATTCGTGTTAGACCATCACAACCATACACTCACCCTTCCTGGGTGAATCCAAGTGTGCAACGTACAACTCCGGGTACCTTGTCTGAGGAAGAAGCAATCTATGGACGACGTTTCAATCGTTTTGATACTCTGTTACTTAGCAGTGTGGATGATTTGACCGGCACTATCATTACATTTGACAAGCCATTGTCTGTCTTCAGTGGCTTTATAGCTTTTCATTATTATGTAGAGCAAATTCCACCACACCCAACTTACGGCGATGTTTTCTTTCTTGCACCATTTGAATTATTTGGATCTAATTACTTTCGAATAGGCTCTGTTAGTGATGAAGCCTCTATACAAGTCAACTGCCCATGTGAGCGAGGCTCTGTGAGTAATAATAGAGTGCCCCTTTCAGGTTCTGGGGTATTTTTCACTGCTGTTATAAATCGAGGCCAATACGTTGAATGTAGAACACCATACAATAGTCGTGCATTTTGTAGCGTCCAATCAACACGTCCAGTTACAGTCATGAGTTACAACGTTGATTTCATAAACTCGATGGTGTATATACCACCTGTTGATTCCTATCTGACTCGGTACAGTCTCACAAGTCTACTAGGTGATTTTTTAAGCTATACCCTCCAGGAACTAAACATTGATCAGGAATTACTAGTCAATGGAGATGTATTGACTCCGTCTGATGGTTTCACTACCATCAATTGTAGGTCGGACTGTTTTGAGTCAatggtgtgtgggcggggagCTACTGGACACTTAGGCCAAGGAACCTTTGATATACAATTTTCTGGTGATGTACCATTCTGGGGGTTTGCATACAGTTTTGGTTTCTTTGCATACCCTCTACCATTTGAGATGAGACCAATAGGAT TGGCATGGATCCAAGCTCAAGACCttgttgtcatggaaacaaTGGGTTTAGTAGTTATGGAGTTCATGATAACAAAAGGGGATCGTTCGGTAATAACAAGAGCTTTTGCTGTCACTAGAAATGTGTCTGCAACAGAAG GAGAGGACTACAATTCAACTGGCTTGTTCCGAGGTACAGGCAATAATAATTTGGAATGGAGAATTGGTAATTCAGCTCCCAATGTTCTATTTATCGTGCCCATAATTGATGATGACATTCCGGAACCAGTTGAAGTATTAGAGATTGTAGTTGAATGTGAAGATAATGGAAACTGCTATCTACCACGACGATCTTACACCATCACCATTATAGACGATcaag ctatttGTTTTGACCTGCCTCAAATTGAAATGGAGAATGGTACCTTGGAATATAATATGGAGGAAGATGTGTTTAATGGCACTAGACCGAATGGAACTGTTGCAACATATACTTGTATCAATGGGTTCAGACTGGATGGAAATGCCACTAGGATATGTGACACTGGAAATTGGACGGGCACGGTACCTGTGTATATAGAAA TCTTTTGCTCCGACCTGCTTCAAATTGACAACGGTACACTAAGTTTCATTGGCTTTCCCTTGAATGGCACTAGACCGAATGGAACTGTTGCAACATACATGCACTTGTGA